A genome region from Sphingobacteriaceae bacterium GW460-11-11-14-LB5 includes the following:
- a CDS encoding gliding motility lipoprotein GldD: protein MKLKQLIILLPFVLLLFLTACQNHDYSPKPKAYFRIVFPKKDYTTFTKPVPFTFEYPTYAAVEQDQSRDAQKNWYNLHFKQFNGFLHLTYYDVSGKGEYDEMVEDARKLAFKHTIKASAIDQKLINYPEHQVYGIYYAIEGNTASSVQFFLTDSAKHYFRGALYFNERPQYDSIEPVVKFIKKDIDTLISTFRWKN from the coding sequence ATGAAATTAAAACAATTGATTATTCTTTTACCTTTTGTCCTGCTTTTGTTCCTAACAGCTTGTCAGAACCACGATTATAGTCCAAAGCCAAAAGCATATTTCAGGATTGTATTCCCTAAAAAAGACTACACCACATTTACCAAGCCAGTTCCCTTTACTTTCGAATACCCAACTTATGCAGCGGTAGAGCAGGATCAAAGTCGCGATGCCCAAAAAAACTGGTACAATTTGCACTTTAAGCAGTTTAATGGCTTTTTGCATTTAACTTATTACGATGTTTCGGGTAAAGGCGAATATGATGAAATGGTAGAAGATGCCCGAAAACTGGCCTTTAAACACACGATAAAAGCAAGCGCAATTGATCAGAAGCTCATTAATTACCCTGAACACCAGGTTTATGGTATTTATTATGCCATTGAAGGAAATACAGCTTCTTCTGTTCAGTTTTTTTTAACCGATAGCGCTAAACATTATTTTAGAGGGGCTTTATATTTTAATGAGCGCCCACAATACGATTCCATTGAACCCGTTGTTAAATTTATTAAAAAGGATATCGATACCCTGATTTCTACCTTCAGGTGGAAAAATTAA
- the aroE gene encoding shikimate dehydrogenase (AroE; catalyzes the conversion of shikimate to 3-dehydroshikimate) has protein sequence MKTYGLIGYPLSHSFSKKYFTEKFQNEGIAGHQYELFPIADIKSLPDLLNENPSLCGLNVTIPHKVNVLCYLNEVDEAAEKIGAVNCISIKSFEGKNYLKGYNTDAYGFEESLKPLLGPQHTKALVFGDGGAAKAVKYVLEKLNIQYQLVVRTAVPGAILYSEVSPEILASHQLLINTTPLGMSPNVDTFPEIDYSLLGPGYLAYDLVYNPLETAFLAKAAERGAAIKNGLEMLYKQAEKAWAIWNK, from the coding sequence ATGAAAACATACGGCTTAATCGGATATCCGCTTTCTCATTCTTTCTCGAAAAAATATTTCACAGAAAAATTTCAAAATGAAGGCATAGCCGGACATCAATATGAGCTTTTCCCTATTGCCGATATTAAATCGCTGCCCGATCTGCTGAATGAAAATCCGTCGCTGTGTGGCCTTAATGTAACTATTCCGCATAAAGTAAACGTGCTTTGCTATTTAAATGAAGTAGATGAAGCTGCAGAGAAAATTGGTGCTGTAAATTGTATTTCGATCAAAAGTTTTGAAGGGAAAAACTATCTTAAAGGCTACAATACCGATGCATATGGCTTTGAAGAATCGCTTAAGCCATTGTTAGGGCCGCAACATACAAAAGCACTTGTTTTTGGCGATGGCGGTGCGGCAAAAGCGGTTAAGTATGTTTTAGAAAAATTAAATATCCAATATCAGCTGGTGGTGCGAACGGCTGTTCCAGGTGCTATTCTATATTCGGAAGTTAGCCCGGAGATTTTGGCCTCACACCAGTTACTGATCAATACCACACCTTTGGGGATGTCGCCAAATGTAGATACCTTTCCAGAAATTGATTACAGCTTGCTTGGGCCGGGATATTTAGCCTACGATTTAGTGTATAATCCGCTGGAGACGGCGTTTTTGGCCAAAGCCGCCGAACGTGGTGCAGCCATTAAAAACGGTTTGGAAATGCTGTACAAACAAGCAGAAAAGGCCTGGGCAATCTGGAATAAATAA
- a CDS encoding MBL fold hydrolase yields MITIKTFTFNAYSENTYVLYDETKECVIIDPGMYEGFEQNELAAFIKNEGLKPVLLLNTHCHLDHVFGNKFVFETYGLKPQFHQGELPILNAVPGYAPSMGFTRYAISPLPDTFLPETGTVSFGNSTLTLIFAPGHSPAHLCFYSAADHILIGGDVLFYGSIGRTDLPGGNHQQLIQNISDKLFVLPDETKVYPGHGPATSIGFEKQHNPFF; encoded by the coding sequence ATGATTACCATAAAAACCTTCACCTTTAACGCTTACAGCGAAAATACCTATGTGCTTTACGATGAAACCAAAGAATGTGTTATTATCGATCCGGGTATGTACGAGGGTTTTGAGCAAAATGAATTGGCCGCTTTCATCAAAAATGAAGGTTTAAAACCGGTTTTGTTGCTCAATACACATTGCCATCTCGATCATGTTTTCGGCAATAAATTTGTGTTCGAAACCTATGGCCTAAAACCACAGTTTCATCAGGGCGAACTACCCATTTTAAATGCCGTTCCCGGTTATGCACCATCAATGGGTTTTACCCGTTATGCTATATCTCCCTTGCCGGATACCTTTTTGCCCGAAACAGGAACTGTTTCTTTTGGCAATAGCACACTCACCCTAATTTTTGCTCCGGGGCATTCACCAGCGCACCTTTGTTTTTACAGTGCAGCCGATCATATTTTAATAGGTGGTGATGTGCTTTTTTATGGTAGCATTGGGCGTACCGATTTACCAGGAGGTAATCATCAGCAATTAATCCAAAACATTTCCGATAAACTGTTTGTCTTACCTGATGAAACCAAAGTTTATCCTGGCCATGGACCAGCCACAAGCATTGGTTTTGAAAAACAACATAACCCGTTTTTTTGA
- a CDS encoding phosphosulfolactate synthase → MNYPLLNVPERPAKPRQKGLTMVMDKGLSLRQVEDFIEVAGVHTDIVKLGWATSHVTPNLKEKLALYKSAGIPTYFGGTLFEAFIIRNQFSDYQRVLDQYGMEYAEVSDGSIEIEHDKKCEFIRELAKQVTVISEVGSKDAAKIFAPYKWIKLMQAEIEAGSWKVIAEAREGGNVGIYRGSGEVREGLVDEILTQIPEETIIWEAPQKEQQVWFIKLIGSNVNLGNIAPAEVIPLETIRLGLRGDTFDYFLNQVK, encoded by the coding sequence ATGAATTATCCATTATTAAACGTTCCCGAACGTCCAGCTAAACCACGCCAAAAAGGCTTAACAATGGTTATGGATAAGGGATTGAGCCTACGCCAGGTTGAAGATTTTATTGAAGTTGCCGGCGTACATACAGATATCGTAAAATTAGGTTGGGCCACATCACACGTAACACCAAACCTTAAAGAAAAATTAGCTTTATATAAAAGTGCAGGCATTCCTACCTATTTCGGTGGAACATTATTTGAAGCCTTTATCATCCGTAACCAGTTTTCAGATTATCAGCGTGTATTAGATCAATACGGGATGGAATATGCAGAAGTTTCTGATGGTTCTATCGAAATTGAGCACGATAAAAAATGTGAGTTTATCCGTGAACTGGCTAAACAGGTAACCGTTATTTCTGAAGTGGGCAGTAAAGATGCCGCTAAAATATTTGCCCCATACAAGTGGATTAAATTAATGCAGGCCGAAATCGAAGCAGGATCGTGGAAGGTAATTGCCGAAGCCCGCGAAGGCGGTAATGTAGGTATTTACCGGGGTAGCGGCGAAGTGCGTGAAGGACTGGTTGATGAAATTCTAACGCAGATTCCTGAAGAAACCATTATCTGGGAGGCTCCTCAAAAAGAACAACAAGTTTGGTTTATTAAATTAATCGGTAGCAATGTAAATCTTGGTAATATTGCCCCGGCAGAAGTAATTCCTTTAGAAACTATTCGTTTAGGACTACGTGGAGATACTTTTGACTATTTTCTGAACCAAGTAAAATAA